One Pseudobutyrivibrio xylanivorans genomic window, ATCTACATCATCAAGACCCTGAAGAAGCTTATCAGCATATTCTGTAATACGAAGATACCAAACGTCCTTCTCCTTCTGGATTACATCGCTGTCACAGATATCGCACTTACCCCCCTGTGAATCCTCGTTTGAAAGTACTACCTTACAATGTGGGCAGTAGTTAACAAGAGTCTTATCTCTGAATACAAGACCCTTCTCAAACATCTTAAGGAAAATCCACTGTGTCCACTTGTAGTAATCCTCCTGAGTAGTGTCGATTGTACGACTATAATCAAAAGAAAAACCTACAGACTTAAGCTGTGTAGTGAACTTCTTGATATTGTCATCTGTGATTTTACGTGGATGTGTGTTTGTCTTAATAGCGTAATTCTCGGTAGGAAGACCAAATGCATCGAAACCGATTGGGAATAATACATTGTATCCCTGCATACGGCGCTTTCTTGAAACTACCTCTACTGAAGAATAAGCCTTAATATGACCAACGTGCATTCCTGCTCCTGATGGATAAGGGAACTCAACAAGACCATAGAACTTTGGCTTATCAGAACCGTCAACAGCCTTGAAAATATCGTCCTTTTCCCAGGCTGCCTGCCATTTTTTCTCAATTGCTTTGAAATTATGTTTCATCTATCTCACCTCGTACTTTAACTAACTAAATAAAGAGTATAATAAAAGCCGTGGCAATTTGCAATTGCCACGGCTATATTTATTAGATTTTATTCTTCATCAACGTCTTTAATCTTATTAGCTCTTCTTTCAACCTCTTTAGCCTGAACATCTGAAGGAACCTGCTCGTAACGAGCTAATTCATAAGAGAATGTTCCATAGCCACCAGTCATTGAACGAAGTGTTGTGTCATAGCCATAAAGCTCAGCCATAGGAACTTCAGCCATAACCTCTGTCTTTCCACCAGTTTCTGTAGGATTCATTCCAAGAACACGACCACGTCTCTTGTTCAAGTCACCCATTACATCGCCAGTATAAGAATCAGGAACAACAACCTTAAGTGTCTCGATAGGCTCAAGAAGAATTGGATTAGCCTTCATGATGCCATCCTTGAAAGCACCCTTTGCTGCAACCTTGAAAGCCATTTCAGAAGAGTCTACTGGATGATAGCTTCCATCGTAAAGATTAGCGTGAACACCAACAACTGGATAAGCTGCAAGTGGTCCAGCAAGAACTGCTTCCTGTAAGCCCTTCTCAACAGCTGGAAAATAGTTCTTAGGAACAGCTCCACCAACTACAGATTCTGTAAAGTTGTAGTGCTCTTCCATATTTCCAGATGGTTCAAAGGTCATCTTAACGTGACCATACTGACCATGACCACCAGTCTGCTTCTTATACTTGTATTCAACATCTGCCTTACCTCTGATTGTCTCCTTGAAAGCAATCTTTGGCTGGCTAAGCTCAATGTCAACCTTGTACTTTTCATTAAGCTTCTGAACAAGCATATCGATGTGTCTGTCACCAATTCCATAAAGAAGTGACTGGCTGTTTTCACCATCGTTTACAGCTTTGATTGTTAAATCTTCAGCACAAAGCTTTGCGAGAGCCTGAGCAATCTTATCTTCATCACCCTTATTCTTTGCCTTATAACGCTTGTATGTATAAGGAACTGAAAGAGGTGTTCTGATGTAAAGAATTGGATTAGCCTTTGTAGAAAGTGAATCTGTAGTAGAAACCTTCTGAAGCTTTGAAAGTGCGCAAATATCACCAGCGTGAACCTCTGGAACTTCCTCAGCTTTGCTACCTGTTAAGATGTAAAGCTTTCCAATCTTCTCCTCAGATTCTTTATGCTTGTTATAAAGTAAATCATCTGTCTTAAGGACACCAGAGTTAACCTTAACAAGAGAATACTTTCCAACAAATGGATCGACAATTGTCTTGAAAACATATGCTGACTTTGGTTTAGAGAAGTCATAATTTGCCTCGTAAACCTCATTCGTATTTGCATTAATTCCTGTGATTGTGCAATCAGCTGGACTTGGAAGATATTTAACAATATCTGTAAGCATCGTATACTGACCTCGGTTTGTAAGGTTAGAGCCCATCATTACAGGAACGATATCGCCTGTAGCAACATTTACGCGAAGTGCCTGACGAATCTCATCCTCAGAGAACTCTTCGCCACCGAAATATCTATCCATGAATTCCTCTGAGGTCTCAGCAACTGATTCCATCAAAGCTTCACGATATTTCTCCAAATATTCCTGATTGTAATCAGGAACATCACTATGCTCAACTGTGCCATCTGCCTTCCAGCGCTTTCCAATCTGCTGGATAACATTTACATAGCCAACGAATTCTCCATTCTCTCTGATAGGAAGATGGAATGGAGCAATCTTCTTGCCATAGAGGCTCTGAAGCTCCTCAACAATTTCTCTATAGCTGGCATCATCTATATCCATGTCAGTTACAAACACCATCCTAGGAATGTTGAACTTATCGCATAATTCCCAGGCTCTCTTTGTACCAACTTCAATTCCGCTTTTACCTGAAATTACAATAATAGCCGCATCAGCTGCACTTACAGCCTCCTCAGCTTCGCCTATAAAATCGAAATATCCTGGTGTGTCTAGGAAATTAATCTTAGTGTCGCCCCAAATAATTGGAACTAAAGAAGTGTAAATAGAAAATTTGTTTTTGATTTCGAGCTTGTCGTAGTCACTTATGGTATTACCAGCCTCTACAGTGCCTGGCTTGCCGATTTGGCCAGCTAGAAAAGCCATAGATTCGATGAGACTGGTTTTGCCCGCCCCGCTGTGACCAAGTAACACAATGTTTCTGATTTTGTCCGTAGTAAATACCTTCATGTGTCTTACCTCCCAATAAGTTATTCGACGCCTTAACCCCGCCGCGCCATGTTGTCTTAAAACTTATATTTATTATATTTAATATTCGCACTATTTACAACGGATAAATGTGATATTATATAAATATGTTTTCACTTTAAAGTATTAAAGCATCAGGAGAATAATTTACTATGGCATTAAAGACAAAAACAATTGGATTTGTTGGACTTGGACTAATTGGGGGAAGCATTGCAAAGGCAATCTTAAAAATATATCCAAACACAAGAATACTGGCCACAGCATCCAGAGAATCTACAATCGAGGCGGCTTTTGAGGAAAGGTTAATTGACAATAATGGAAAGCTGAAAATCCATCAATTCGGTCAGTGCGATATTATCTTTCTATGCAGTCCTGTAAAGGTAAACTGTGATTATCTTCGTCAGCTGAAGGATGTTGTTAAGCCTGACTGTATAATCACTGATGTAGGTTCTGTAAAAGGTGATATTACTGCTGTTGCCAGGGAGCTTGGCATTACAAATCAGTTCATTGGAGGTCATCCAATGACAGGTTCTGAGCTTACCGGTCTTGAGCACTCTTCTGCTCACCTTCTTGAAAATGCATACTATATTCTTACCGCAGATTCTGATATGAGTAAGCAAACCTACGATGACTTTTCATCATATATTGAAAGCATTGGAGCAATTCCAATCAAGCTTTCACCAGAGGAACATGACGAAGCAACTGCCACAGTTTCTCATCTTCCACATGTAGTTGCAGCTGCTCTTGTAAATCTTGTACAGGATACCGATGATGAGCGTGCCATAAAAAAGACAATAGCCGCAGGTGGATTTAAGGATATTACAAGAATTGCCTCCGGCTCTCCTACAATGTGGCAACATATTTTCCTAAGTAACAAAGATGCAGTTTTAAAATTGATAGATGATTATCAAGCTGAACTAAATAAATTTAGGGATGCAATTGCTGATGCTAATGCAGATGATATTCTTTCTCTTTGGACAAAGGCCAAAGATTATCGTGACTCCATCACCATTCCAGGCAATGCTTTGATTCGTATTTACGAATTATACTGCGATATCGATGATAGACCTGGTACTTTGGTTGGAGTTCTTCAGCTACTGGCAAATGCAGACATCAGTGTTAAAAATATCGATATTATTCATAACAGAGAATTTGAGCCAGGTGTTCTTCGAATCGAATTTTACACAGATGAAGCCATGAAAAAGGCTCAGACTGTTTTAACACACAATAATTACTACGTAAGACAAAGAACAAATTAAAAGGATTTATGAGTTATGACTATTACTAAGGTTAAAAGCCTAAAGGGCGAAATAACTGTTCCAGGAGATAAATCAATTAGCCACCGTGGCGTTATGTTTGGCGCTATTTCTGAAGGTATAACAGAGCTTACCGGGTTTTTGGATGGTGCAGATTGCAGGTCTACCATCGCATGCTTTAGAGACATGGGGATTGATATAAAGCAAGAGTCGGACCATGTTGTAATTCACGGTAAAGGATTGCATGGTCTTACTGCGCCTAAGCAAATGCTTGATGTTGGAAACAGCGGAACCACTACCAGACTTATTTCCGGAATTTTAGCTGGACAGCCATTTGTAAGCTCCTTAAATGGTGATGAATCTATACAGAAGAGGCCTATGGGAAGAATTATCACCCCTCTTTCACAAATGGGTGCTCATATTCGCTCAATCAAAAACAACAACTGCGCTCCTCTTGAAATTGGCGGTAGTCCTTTAAAAGCTATCCATTATGACTCTCCTGTTGCTTCTGCTCAGGTAAAATCCTGTGTGCTTTTGGCTGGACTTTATGCTGATGGTATTACTTCTGTGACCGAGCCTGTAATATCTCGTAATCACTCTGAGCTTATGCTTTCAGGATTTGGCGCTGATATAAAGTCCGAAGGTTTGACAGCATCAATAGTTGGAAATCCAAAACTGGTTGGTCAAAAAATCGAAGTACCTGGCGATATTTCTTCAGCTGCATACTTTATTGTTGCAGGTCTTATATGCCCTAATGCTGATTTATTAATTAAAAACGTAAATACGAATCCTACACGTGCAGGAATCATTAAAGTAGCCCAGGCCATGGGTGGAAATATAGAATTATTAAATGAACGAGTTGTAAGTGGTGAACCAGTAGCTGATATCCATGTAACTACAAGTGAGCTCCACGGATGCGAAGTTTCAGGTGAAATAATACCAGCCCTTATAGACGAAATCCCTGTAATTGCAGTTATGGCTGCCTGTGCAACAGGTACTACTGTAATAAAGGATGCAGCAGAATTAAAAGTAAAAGAAAGCGACCGTATCGCTACAGTCACAGAGAACCTCAAAAATATGGGTTGTGATATGACTCCTACTGATGACGGAATGATTATAAACGGTGGCAAGGTACTCCACGGCACTACCGTAAATACGTATATAGATCACCGCATTGCCATGGCCTTTGCAATAGCAGGACTTGTAGCTGATGGAGAAACAACTTTTGACAACGAAGATTGTTGTTGTATTTCATATCCAGATTTCTTTAAAACATTAAATAACCTCACTAACCAATAAAGTTAGTGAGGTACTTTTTTACCAATGAGTCTTATGCTCATCAATTATTTTATTCGTCTCAAGATTAATAAGATAAAAACCTTTAAGGCTTGCCTCTGTCTGACCCAAAGAATTTCCATTTTCATCGAGAGGCTCTGCCTCAAGTACAAGCTCTAAGCAGTCATTTCCATTCTCATCCTGCTTTAAGCCATTATCGTAGAGATTGTATTCATAGCTTTCATCCCTATAAACTGTTCCTCTAACATTTCCTTTTGCAGTATAGCTTAAATTAAGATTGGAATAATAATCCTCAATTATTCCCTGCTCCTTGAGAAACCCAGCCAAAATAATCATGTCATTCATAATATCAATATCATTGTATGGCTCTGAGGATGCGTCAATTGAATAGTCCTCTTCATTGCTATAATCATAATCAGAATAGTCATCTGAGCTATAGTCATCATAATCATAGGAATCAATCAGTTCCTCATCAGCATCACTCCATCTAGGTTCATATCTTTCAAAACAGCTTACCAATTCACTCTTATAAATAAGGCAGCCTAAAAGAGAGAATATACAAAACAATATAAAGAATGCTTTCTTATTTTGCTTGCCTTTTTTATGTATGGCAACAATAAGAGATACACCAAACGCATATATCAATGAAACTGATATGATAGAATCCAAAAGTGACAATCCAGTCAAAAACCTTTGAAAATATCTACCACAGGAAAGGTAATTTAAATCCATACCTATGAAAAATACACCATAGGCTAATAGTAAAGCAAAAATAATGATGACAAAGGGATTAGCTGCCTTTTGCTTGGCAAGTTTACTCTCATCAAAGTCTTGTTCCTCAGAATTAATCCATTCTTTTACAAGCTCTAAATCATCATTCTTAAAAGATGCCGGAATTAAATCTACAGCCTGTCTACATTTTTCCTTATCACCCATCTTTGCATCAGCTACAGCCATTGATTTTAAGAAGAGCTTTTTATATCCTGGCGATTTGCAAAGTACATGCCTGTGATATAAATACAGGGTGTAATCATGCACTTCCTTGGGTACAAATGATAATAGCTTCTTTTTTGTAATATTTGCATAACCTGAAAGAAGTCCCACATAAAGTGTCAAAATCGATGCAAAGAATGAAATATTAAAGCTTCCATCAATATATAATCTAATGTAATCCTTTAGATAATAATATCCAAGGAACAAAAGCAATCCGAAGTATAATAAAGATATTTTATGAACCAAAATAACTCTTTTGGCAATCTTCACTCCAACACTTTCTTCATCAAGTAATGTGACATCAAACTCGCCTTGTTTATAGCAATTCATTTATTTAGTGTCCTCTATTCGCTAAAATTTAGATTTCGAAAATCAACGACACCACCAAGATTCTTGGTTCCGTATGAAAATACGCCTATACGGTATCCCACGAAAACATCTAATGTAAACTCCATATCAAGTGGTTCTCCGAACTCAATAAAGTCCGTGCCATCCATAGAATAATAGAAAAATGCCTTGTCATTATTTTCAAAATCGAAAACTATTCTAAGCCAAAAATGATTACAATTAAAGCCTTGAATTTCTGAAACATTTTGTCTAATCTCAGTCTCTTCTTTACGTGTCTGAGTGATATAGAATTCGCCGTTGGATTTTGCGAGACCTATAGTGCCATATTTCCCCATAAATGCAGCAAGACCAGCATAGTCTCCACCCTTCATACCAGAGAAATCACCTTCTATCGTAAATACGGATTTAGGTGTCACAGTTCTTTCGGTAAGAGTATTTCTAGCTGTAAGTAGATTATCTGCAAGCTGCGCATTTCTTAGACGAAGATAACCTTTTCTTTCAGTAAATGACCAAGCTTCATCAATCGGATTATGATTCCATTGGAACTGTAAAGGTAAAATATCCTCATCATGCTCGAAAGTATCACCAGTAACTAGTGGCTCCGTGATAACTTCAGTAGCATCAATTTTGAAGCTAACAGGTGCCTTTCCATTGATGCCAATTACAGGCCAGTCCTCTTCCCATTTTAAAGGAAGCAAATATGGAATTCGACCAACAGCTCCGTGATCCTGAAACATCAGGCTATACCAGTTGCCATCATAGCCATCAATGATAACGCCCTGAGCAATACCGCAATTACGATAATTGCAAGCATCATCAAATATTACTCTTCTGTCAAAGGTTCCCTCAAGACTTGTTCCTCTATAGCAAATCTCTCTTCGCCTACTATTTCCGTAACCTTCATCCGGCCATTCAATAAAGCAAAGGTAAATATAGCCATTTCTAACGTATGCTCTACAACCTTCACAACGAAGCATAATATTGTTTCTATTGGTAGAAAACAGAAGCCTGTCTGTAGTATCTACAATACCGGAAAAATCATGATTGAGCTCTGCAATACGAATATCGCCATTACCATAAACAAGATAAACTTTTTTTCTCCAAAATAGAAAGCTAGGATCATGCTTGATACCAGCAATTTCTGCTCTTTCCCAATTAGACTTTTCAATGTCATCTGTATGAAAAATGAACGTCTTTTTTAAATCATTGCAGACGAATGCTGCATAGAAAATTCCATTGTAAAATGCAAGCGTAGTGGCCCATTGGCAAGCTCCATAAGCATTTTTTCCATTCTTAAGATTGTAAATATCATTATCAGCTATCTTGTCAAAGATGTATGACACAATCTCCCAATTCTTTAAATCCTTGGAACGAAGTATTGGTGCTCCAGGAATAAAAAACATTGTGGTGCTTACCATATAGTAATAGCCATTGGCTTTGATAATGTCTGGATCAGGCATATCAGAATTAATTAAAGGATTTGTGATTAGCATACTATTATTTCTCCTAAGTTTATTCACCTCATCAGTCAGCAAAGCTGACAGCTTCCCCTCAAGGGGAAGCCTTCTTTAAGTATAAAAAAAACACACCTGTAATAAGGTGTGTTTTTTGACTAATTTAGTAATATAAATGACTTATTTCTTACCGCAGCAGAACTTATACTTCTTACCAGAGCCGCATGGACATGGATCATTACGTCCAACCTTCTTCTCTGTACGGATGATAGTGTGCATATTCTTAGCTTCCTTAGTGAGAGCCTTAAGCTTGTCCTCATCAAAAATGTTTGCCCACTGTGGAAGTCCGTAAAGCCAATCAGCCTTTGCATCAATCATGTTCTTGAAAAGCTTTTCCTTATCGAACTTAAGAGAAACAACTGTGTCCTCATCCATTGTCTCGATTGGGTTTGCCTCAACAAGGGAATCATTAATTCCATCAAGGAAACCAACCATAGGCATAACATCAATCTTATATTTCTCAGCGAGCTCTTTAACTGTACCCTTAACCTCTGTGTCTGGGTCCTCAAGAAGCTGCTCGTAAATGCCCTTCTCTAAAAGAAAATATTTCTGCCAGAATCTCTGTAAATCAGCCTGAGATTGATTCTGATTGTAGGCAATCTTTTGCCACTGTTCAAGTAAACTCATTTTATAATCCTCTCCAATATAATTATCAAATTCTGTGGTTTGCCACAGAAGTAATTTTAACATAAAAGGCTACCAGAAGGTAGCCCTAAATATTAATCGTATAAAACACGGACACACTTAATTGGTGTACGATATGTATAATTTGAGATCTTGATACCATCACGCTTGTTTGATGCATGAACTATCTGTCCACCACCAATATAAATAGCAACGTGATTGATGCTCTTACCCTTTCCGTAGAAAATCAAATCACCAGGCTTAAGGTCTGAAGTAGAAATTGTAGTACCCTCATTTGCCTGAGCCTTTGATGAATGACTAAGGTATACGCCATACTGCTTCATAATCTGCATTGTAAATCCAGAACAGTCAACACCATTTGTAAGAGATGTACCACCCCAAACATAACGATTGCCGACAAACTGAAGAGCATACTCACATACAGCCATACGAACATCAGAAACGCCTGCGCCGTAACGAGCCTCTGTAAGAGTCATAGCTGTCTTTAGAGATAAATCAACATCAACATACTCCGCTGAAACATATCCCTCATCACCATCTACATCAACCTTAATCCACTCCTGATCCTGAGTGTTATCAAGTATTGCAATTTCTTCGCCTTCTGCAAGCTGATAGATAATCTCTGAGTCAGTATTGCCTTCTGCACGAACTCTAAGTCCACCAGTTGTAGCTGTAGCAACATACTCAGCAAGCTCAACAGCCTTATCCCAAGCCTCTGTACCAGTCAAAAGGTATTCAGAAAGAACGTAACCCTCAACCTCTCCAGACTTGATATAGCTCCAATCGCCATCTGTGCTGACGATTTCGCAGCCTGCATTTGCTGGAAACTTACCAACAAGCTTTGCATCAGCTGAAGCACTCTCACGAATATTAAGATTTCCCTCTGTTACATTACAGATACCAAGATTCTTATAACCATAGATATCGCCAAGAGACTTTGCAGTAGCAACAGCGTTAGAATCTGTAACTGTTGCCTCTTCAAGTGATGACAAATCAACTGATGCTACAGAAACAGCACCTGCTGTAATAGATGCCTCTGTAGAAACCTCAGATGATTCAGTTGTATTTTTATTTGCCTGTGTATCATATGCAAAATCAAGCATAAGCATAGTCGCACAAGCAATAGAAAAAGCTGAAGCAATACGTTTCTTCATAAAACCTCCAATAAAAACCATAACACGAAACTTTTGACAGTATATCAAGTTTATTTGACGATGTCAATATTTTGTAATAATTATGTCATATTTGCTTGTTAAAGTATGCTTTAGCTGTGATTTTATCGGCATTCATCTGCTCTTTTAACTGTTCAATAGATTCAAATTTCATTTCAGGTCTAAGGAAGCTTTTGAAGGTAACCTTTACATAACGCCCATATAAATCACCATTGTAATCCAAAATATGAGTCTCAATGCCAACTATGTTTTTGTCTGAAACAGAAGGCTTTGTACCTACATTAGTAACACCATGATAGATACGACCATCGAAATCTATTGTGGTAACATAAACACCAAACTTAGGAACAAGCTTAATTTTCTCAGGCATAATATTGATAGTAGGAATACCGATTGTATGGCCAAGATGCGCGCCATGCACTACCTCGCCCCATACAAAGTACTCGTAACCAAGCATATCATTTACAACATCAATGTGGCCTTCCTTAAGCTCTTCACGAATATAAGTACTACTAATGTCTCGATTATTCTGCTGAATTTTCTCGATAACCTTATATTCAAAGCCCAACTTTGAAGAAAGCTCAGTTAGAAGCTGAACATTTCCTGCGCCCTTGTAACCAAAGGTAAAATCTGAGCCTGAAATCATATATTTCATATTTATATTTTCAACAAGAAACCTAATGAAGCTTTCAGCATCTGTCTGCATCAAACGCTCATCAAAAGGGCACTCAATGAGGTAGTCAAGGCCACCATCATCAAGCATAAACATCCTCTCCTTATTTGTAATAAGACAAGGAGAATTATCCTTTTCAAGTGCAATTCTAGGAGAATTGGTAAAGGTAATCAGACAAGACTTAAGGCCTTGCTGCTTCTTAGAAATGATATCAGTTGTAAGAAGTGTGTGCCCTCTGTGGACACCATCAAATTTGCCTACAGTGACAGCTGTAGGCTCTGAGATTTTTGTGTCAAATAGTGAATGTAAATACTCCATAACAATTATTCTAGAAACATCTTCTCCAATACAAATTTAGAATCCTTATAAGTGTAAATTCCAAGGAATCTGTTATCCGGAAGGAATACTCTATAACGTGCATCCTCCTCAAAACTGCTGACAGCTTCAGCAAAAACCATCTCAGATGGGATTTTGCCACCATTCATAGCTATTTTTAAGGCCTCTTCTGTTGGAATAACAAAAACTGTTCCCAACCCCTCAAAAACATCCGCAATGCTAATCATGATGCCGTCTATATTTCCATTTTTAGCAATTTTCTCTATCTCATCCAAGGTCTTGGCATCAGAGATATCAAACTGACTAACTCTGGTACGGACAAGTGATTTCATTGCACAACCACAGCCAAGAAGCTGACCAATATCGTGGCAAAGAGAACGAATATAAGTACCTTTGCTGCAATGAATTCGAATTGAAACCTCAGGCAAAGACATGTCTAAAATGTCAATGCTAAAAATGGTAACTGGTCTGGCCTTACGCTCCACTTCCTTGCCCTCTCTGGCAAGCTCATAAAGCTTCTTGCCGTTGACCTTTAGTGCTGAATACATAGGAGGAACCTGCATAATGTCTCCTACAAATGAATTAATAGCACCTTCAACTTCCACCTCTGTGGAAGTAACTGACTTTCTCTCGAGAATCCTTCCACTCATATCATAAGTGTCAGTTTCTACTCCCAAAAGCATAACACACTCGTAAACCTTATCCTTGTCTGTCAGCATATCACAAAGCTTTGTAGCCTTCCCAACACAAACTGGAAGAACTCCGGTTGCATCTGGATCAAGGGTGCCTGTGTGTCCTATTTTCTTTATTTTTAAAATGCCTCGAAGCTTTGCAACCACATCGAAGGATGTGAAGCCTGCCTCCTTATAGACATTAATAATTCCGCTATTCAATATGTTATATTCCTAACTCGTCAAACTGTACTTTGACCATTTCTACTATTTCTGCAATAACTGACCATGGGTCCTTTGTGGCAACAGAAAAACCAGCAGCCTTCTTGTGTCCGCCACCGCCATACTTGCCAGTTATAACAGTCAAATCAACATCACCAGTCGCTCTTGTGCTGCCCTTGAAATCACCATCCTCAAGCTCATAAAGGAAAACTGCAACCTCTACACCAGTTGTATCACGAAGCTGTTGAACGATGCCCTCTAAGTGCTTGCTCTGTGCACCATATTCAGCCATATCCTCTGCTGTAATAACTGCAGCAATGATTCTTCCATCTTCAAATGTCTTGCAATTCAAAAGAGCTTTACCTAGCATGCGATTTTGAATCATGGTCTTAGCGTAATAGGTATCTGTACAAATCTTTGGATAATCAATCCCCTTTGTCATTAAAAAGCCTGCTGCGTCCATTGTGGACTCTGTAGTGCAGGAATACTGAAACACTCCAGTATCATGAATAATACCTGTATAAAGACATTCTGCAATGTCCTTTGTGATTTTGTCCTTGCCAATCTGATTGTAAATCAGCTCACAGGTAGAGCTGTCATCAGGAATTATATATGAAAACTCGGCAAAGCCACCATTAGTAAGATGATGATCAATACATAC contains:
- the truB gene encoding tRNA pseudouridine(55) synthase TruB, which gives rise to MNSGIINVYKEAGFTSFDVVAKLRGILKIKKIGHTGTLDPDATGVLPVCVGKATKLCDMLTDKDKVYECVMLLGVETDTYDMSGRILERKSVTSTEVEVEGAINSFVGDIMQVPPMYSALKVNGKKLYELAREGKEVERKARPVTIFSIDILDMSLPEVSIRIHCSKGTYIRSLCHDIGQLLGCGCAMKSLVRTRVSQFDISDAKTLDEIEKIAKNGNIDGIMISIADVFEGLGTVFVIPTEEALKIAMNGGKIPSEMVFAEAVSSFEEDARYRVFLPDNRFLGIYTYKDSKFVLEKMFLE
- a CDS encoding DHH family phosphoesterase encodes the protein MIKNFDLLISNSKAIGISGHIRPDGDCVGSCMAMYNYIVTYFPEKEVHVYLDPIPNIFKFFKNADKIEDIHTVDESQTFDLFIALDCSESHRLGDVAPFFSRAAHTVCIDHHLTNGGFAEFSYIIPDDSSTCELIYNQIGKDKITKDIAECLYTGIIHDTGVFQYSCTTESTMDAAGFLMTKGIDYPKICTDTYYAKTMIQNRMLGKALLNCKTFEDGRIIAAVITAEDMAEYGAQSKHLEGIVQQLRDTTGVEVAVFLYELEDGDFKGSTRATGDVDLTVITGKYGGGGHKKAAGFSVATKDPWSVIAEIVEMVKVQFDELGI